The sequence GTAAAGGAAATCAGAGGTGGGATAGACCGTGTCGGGAAGCTGGGGGTGGCTGATAGTCACAAACGCAGCAGAATGACGGGCCAGAAGCTCGGCCGCATCTTCACTCCACCAGCTTTCATGGCGAAACTCGACCGCATGGCGGACCGTCTGCGGAAGCCCTGTAAGGAAATGATCCAGCCGGTCCAGGTCCTTATTGATCGAGGGGGGAAGCTGCCAGAGGATCACCTTGAGGCGCTTAAGCGTCAGGACACGATCCAGAAAGTTCTGGAGTGGTTCCTCACAGTCCTTGAGCTTCTTCATGTGCGTGATCAGGCGGGAAGCCTTGACTACGAGGTGGAAGTCGGCGCCAAGCCTTTGATTCCAGGCCTTGAGCATCGGCTCAGTCGGAAGGCGGTAGAAGGTGGCGTTCACCTCGACCGTGTCGAAATGCTGAGCGTAAAACAAGAGCCGCTCAGACCCTTTCACCTTTGCGGGATAAAATCGCTCCGCCCAGTCGTCATATGTCCAGCCGGATGTGCCGATGTAAATTTGCTGCCTGGCCATAAGGCCAAAGTATATATGGTATTGCCTTTGAGACAAGCATAATCTATCTGATATGAAAAATACAAATACTAAGGAAAAGGATGAAATGGCTGGCACAATGGCGGCAGCAGGTAGTCAGGGTTTGATGGGCAGAAGTATCTATAAATCACTCATTGAAGGAGCTAATTATGACTAAAACCGATGATTCAAAAAACACAAATAAAGGCAAGGTTGAAGCTGTACAGGTTATTCAGGTGCCGGATTCAGCGCTCTCTTTTGTGGACCCCCGTGAGGACGTCCATGTCGCTCGTCTCCCCATAGCCGGCTGCGGCTGGGTGGACACAGACGATGGTGTGGTCTTGATTGACACCCTGCTCAGTGTTCAAGCAGCAGAAAGAACTCTGGCTAAAATCCATGAAATCAGCGGCCAGGTCAAATATATTATATACACCCACGGTCATCTGGATCATATCGGCGGGTGCCAGGCCTTCATGGCTGATAAGCCCCTCGAAGTCATCGCCAGTAAATATCTGCCCGACCGACTGGAGAAATTTAAAATGCTGGCTCCCCATCGCGCCCGGATTGCGGCTCAGCAGTTTAATCTCCCAGAAATTCCCAGCCGGGGTGATA comes from Deltaproteobacteria bacterium and encodes:
- a CDS encoding DUF72 domain-containing protein; the encoded protein is MSQRQYHIYFGLMARQQIYIGTSGWTYDDWAERFYPAKVKGSERLLFYAQHFDTVEVNATFYRLPTEPMLKAWNQRLGADFHLVVKASRLITHMKKLKDCEEPLQNFLDRVLTLKRLKVILWQLPPSINKDLDRLDHFLTGLPQTVRHAVEFRHESWWSEDAAELLARHSAAFVTISHPQLPDTVYPTSDFLYMRFHGSSQQGFRHDYPRQELTEWAARMKPYLTERTLYAFFNNDYHAHAPRNAVVFKELFS